One part of the Bdellovibrio sp. KM01 genome encodes these proteins:
- a CDS encoding S9 family peptidase gives MHKYPQDFPKAAKNPHIMEKFGDRRTDNYFWLRDRENPQVIDYLKQENAYTEKVMAPVKELQERIFQEMKSRIKEDDSSYPAKMGPYMYSTRFEKGAQYPLFVRTKIAGGTEEILLNEPELSKGHTYYDTTGPRISPNDMMMAYGEDTVGRRFYDIHFVDLKTGKKLPNVIEKATGNLVWADDNETVFFAQQNPETLRSEKIYRYNLKTQKKELVYHEKDETFSCYVLKSLSRKYIYITSQATLTSEVHYLPANKPQDAFKVFAPRHRELEYAVNDDGQQFYITTNKDAKNYRVMTAKPGHTAVAEWKELIAHRQDTYISDITVFKNHLVLDIRRNGLTEIEIRDIHGNNPFVIPFSDQSFMAGVGDNREFDTEWLRYEYESMRLPPSVYDFNLKSHEQILRKTREVPNFDPNKYRTERVFITARDGVKVPVSLLMKKDFRADATAPMLVYGYGSYGANMDPWFSSSFFSLVDRGFVFAKAHIRGGSEMGREWYDNGRTKKKMNTFYDFIDVTEGLLKQQYAKKGHVYAMGGSAGGLLMGTVMNLRPDLYNGVVAQVPFVDVITTMLDESIPLTTGEYDEWGNPNEQEAYDYIRTYSPYDNVKDQKYPNVLVTTGLHDSQVQYWEPAKWVSKLRDHNKSDSVILLKTDMEAGHGGASGRFDALKDTSIEFAFILQMDDRK, from the coding sequence ATGCACAAATATCCGCAAGACTTCCCTAAAGCCGCAAAAAATCCCCACATCATGGAGAAATTCGGAGATCGTCGCACCGATAATTATTTCTGGTTGCGTGATCGCGAAAATCCCCAGGTTATTGATTATCTGAAACAAGAAAATGCCTACACTGAAAAAGTCATGGCTCCTGTCAAAGAACTGCAAGAGCGGATCTTTCAAGAGATGAAAAGTCGTATCAAAGAGGACGACTCCAGCTACCCTGCGAAAATGGGACCTTACATGTACTCCACCCGCTTTGAAAAAGGTGCACAGTACCCTTTGTTCGTGCGCACTAAAATCGCTGGCGGTACAGAAGAAATTCTGTTGAACGAGCCTGAGCTTTCAAAAGGTCATACCTACTACGATACTACCGGCCCACGCATCAGTCCGAACGATATGATGATGGCGTATGGTGAAGACACTGTTGGTCGCCGGTTCTATGATATTCACTTTGTCGATTTGAAAACGGGCAAAAAACTTCCGAATGTGATCGAAAAAGCCACCGGCAATCTGGTGTGGGCTGATGACAACGAAACGGTTTTCTTTGCCCAACAAAATCCTGAAACTTTGCGCTCTGAAAAAATCTATCGCTATAATTTGAAAACGCAGAAAAAAGAACTCGTCTATCACGAGAAAGACGAAACATTCAGCTGCTACGTTTTGAAATCACTAAGCCGCAAATACATCTACATCACTTCACAGGCAACACTTACCAGTGAAGTGCATTACCTGCCTGCGAACAAGCCACAAGACGCGTTTAAAGTCTTTGCTCCCCGTCACCGCGAGCTTGAATATGCCGTAAATGATGATGGTCAGCAGTTTTATATAACGACGAATAAGGACGCTAAAAACTATCGCGTGATGACCGCAAAACCTGGTCACACAGCCGTGGCAGAGTGGAAAGAATTGATCGCTCACCGCCAGGACACTTATATTTCTGACATCACGGTGTTTAAGAATCACCTGGTTTTGGATATTCGTCGCAATGGTCTGACTGAAATTGAAATTCGCGATATCCATGGCAATAATCCTTTTGTCATTCCGTTCTCGGATCAAAGCTTTATGGCGGGTGTCGGCGACAACCGTGAATTCGATACGGAATGGCTTCGCTATGAATACGAATCCATGCGCTTGCCTCCAAGTGTTTACGATTTCAATTTGAAATCCCATGAACAGATTTTGCGTAAAACTCGCGAGGTCCCAAATTTTGATCCTAATAAGTACCGTACAGAACGTGTCTTCATCACGGCTCGCGATGGAGTGAAAGTTCCCGTTTCCTTGCTGATGAAAAAAGATTTCCGTGCCGATGCCACAGCTCCCATGCTTGTTTACGGTTATGGCTCTTATGGCGCGAACATGGATCCGTGGTTTAGTTCTTCATTCTTTAGCTTAGTGGATCGTGGATTCGTGTTTGCAAAAGCCCACATTCGTGGTGGCTCTGAGATGGGTCGCGAATGGTATGATAACGGTCGCACAAAAAAGAAAATGAACACGTTCTATGATTTCATCGACGTGACGGAAGGACTTTTAAAACAGCAGTACGCTAAAAAAGGCCACGTTTATGCGATGGGTGGCAGTGCTGGCGGCTTATTAATGGGAACAGTGATGAATCTGCGCCCTGATCTTTACAACGGCGTTGTAGCACAAGTTCCCTTTGTCGATGTGATCACAACAATGCTCGATGAATCCATTCCATTGACGACGGGTGAATACGACGAGTGGGGAAACCCCAATGAGCAAGAGGCGTATGATTACATCCGCACCTACTCTCCGTATGACAATGTAAAGGATCAAAAGTATCCGAATGTTTTGGTCACCA
- a CDS encoding acyl-CoA dehydrogenase family protein, which yields MSDLWDDFTSKLKNAYEEAEKKRKADFATIKNLPGVLAYLKDLEGEELLLLLDQARKIKKRKNPKFPEINGDFYKTFDLLNNEEKAIIGNVRNFMQSEIAPIVDEYWMKGEFPHHIIETFKALNICGLTYDKSIGGQERSFLLEGMIGQEIARVDVSTCTFFGVHSGLAMNSIYMCGSEEQKKQFLPSMIKMDKIGAFALTEPEVGSAASMGLKTTCKRSGDHWTIRGEKKWIGNATFADYIIVWAKDVDDNQVKGFIVDRTTAGLETEKIEDKMALRIVQNAIIRLKDIKVPEDRRLQNANTFKDTAKVLKATRAGVAWQAVGCARGAYESTLKYTMDRRQFGRPISGFQMTQDLLAQMLSQLTAMQTMVARLSQLQDENQLLDEQASLAKVFCTVGCRTITSMSRELMGANGILISNKVARFLGDAEALYSYEGTKQINSLVVGRAITGQSAFT from the coding sequence ATGTCTGATTTATGGGACGATTTTACCAGCAAGTTAAAAAATGCTTACGAGGAAGCAGAAAAGAAAAGAAAAGCAGATTTTGCCACTATTAAAAATCTTCCGGGCGTTCTGGCTTATCTTAAAGATCTTGAAGGCGAAGAATTACTCCTCCTTTTAGATCAGGCTCGTAAAATCAAAAAAAGAAAGAATCCAAAGTTTCCGGAAATCAATGGAGACTTTTATAAAACGTTTGATCTCTTGAACAATGAAGAGAAAGCAATCATTGGAAATGTCAGAAACTTCATGCAGTCCGAAATTGCACCCATTGTCGATGAGTATTGGATGAAGGGTGAGTTTCCTCATCACATCATCGAAACATTTAAAGCCTTAAATATTTGCGGTCTTACTTATGACAAATCTATCGGCGGTCAGGAAAGATCCTTTCTGCTTGAGGGTATGATAGGACAAGAAATTGCACGAGTCGATGTATCAACGTGCACGTTCTTTGGTGTTCACAGCGGACTTGCGATGAATTCCATTTATATGTGTGGTTCAGAAGAGCAGAAAAAACAATTCCTGCCCTCGATGATCAAAATGGATAAGATTGGAGCCTTCGCACTGACAGAGCCCGAGGTGGGTTCTGCAGCTTCCATGGGGCTTAAAACAACCTGCAAGCGAAGTGGAGATCACTGGACTATTCGAGGCGAGAAAAAATGGATCGGCAATGCCACCTTTGCTGACTATATTATCGTTTGGGCCAAAGACGTCGATGATAATCAGGTCAAGGGATTCATTGTCGATAGAACAACCGCAGGTCTGGAAACAGAAAAAATCGAAGATAAGATGGCTTTAAGAATCGTGCAAAATGCGATTATTCGCTTGAAAGATATCAAAGTTCCCGAAGATCGCCGTTTGCAGAATGCGAATACATTCAAAGATACTGCGAAAGTTTTAAAAGCTACCCGCGCGGGAGTGGCTTGGCAAGCTGTGGGATGTGCACGGGGCGCTTATGAATCCACTTTGAAATACACTATGGACAGACGCCAGTTTGGCCGTCCTATCTCGGGTTTCCAAATGACTCAGGACCTGCTCGCGCAAATGCTTTCTCAGTTAACCGCAATGCAAACCATGGTGGCGCGTTTAAGCCAGTTGCAAGATGAAAATCAACTCTTGGATGAACAAGCGTCCCTTGCAAAAGTCTTTTGCACAGTGGGCTGTCGTACAATCACAAGCATGTCGCGTGAACTGATGGGTGCAAATGGTATATTGATCTCAAACAAAGTGGCGCGGTTTCTGGGGGATGCTGAGGCGTTGTACTCTTACGAGGGAACGAAGCAAATTAACAGTCTGGTTGTCGGCAGAGCCATCACTGGGCAAAGCGCTTTTACGTAA
- a CDS encoding NAD(+)/NADH kinase: protein MKKTAMRSNSQLVIPGKSNIALVYRLETARAVALAKRVAEFLKKQGHQVFTAPGQKLVAGTKLASTKKQLDSLSLVIVLGGDGTYLRAVRTLEGRDVPILGFNMGSLGFLTAHNADSAIEVIEDTLMGEMELRPRSMIYAKILRKGKSRAEFHALNDMVIERGSLSQLINTAIYSDKHLVSEVKADGFIVSSPSGSTAYNLAAGGPILHPEAQVLVVTPVAPHSLTSRPLIVPDKNQLSFKLDGKTQKAHFIVDGQKMTEITADDEVILTRSQYDHWMVRHPDHNYFHLLREKLKFGDRT, encoded by the coding sequence ATGAAGAAAACAGCGATGAGATCGAACAGTCAGTTGGTTATTCCAGGCAAAAGCAATATCGCTTTGGTTTATCGCCTGGAAACTGCACGCGCAGTGGCTCTTGCAAAACGCGTGGCCGAGTTTCTAAAGAAGCAAGGCCACCAGGTCTTCACAGCTCCAGGTCAAAAACTGGTGGCGGGGACCAAACTTGCATCAACTAAGAAACAACTGGATTCCTTGTCGCTGGTTATCGTTTTGGGTGGCGATGGAACTTACCTTCGCGCCGTGCGCACCCTTGAGGGCCGTGATGTTCCTATCTTGGGCTTCAACATGGGCTCCCTGGGTTTCTTAACGGCACACAACGCAGACTCGGCCATTGAAGTTATCGAAGATACTTTGATGGGTGAGATGGAACTTCGTCCACGCTCGATGATTTACGCGAAAATCCTGCGTAAAGGAAAATCCCGCGCTGAATTCCACGCGCTGAACGACATGGTGATTGAAAGAGGCTCATTAAGCCAATTGATCAACACCGCAATTTATTCTGACAAACACCTGGTGAGTGAAGTGAAAGCCGATGGTTTCATCGTCTCCTCCCCTTCAGGTTCTACGGCTTACAACTTGGCAGCGGGTGGACCGATTCTGCATCCCGAGGCGCAAGTCTTGGTCGTGACACCGGTGGCTCCGCACAGTTTGACATCTCGTCCTTTGATCGTGCCGGATAAAAATCAATTGTCCTTTAAACTTGATGGAAAAACGCAAAAAGCGCATTTCATCGTCGATGGACAAAAGATGACCGAGATCACGGCTGATGACGAAGTGATCCTGACTCGCTCGCAATACGATCACTGGATGGTCAGACATCCTGATCACAATTACTTCCACTTGCTTCGTGAAAAACTTAAATTTGGAGACCGGACTTAG
- a CDS encoding M3 family metallopeptidase: MSSNNPLLAPFTAKDQAVPFDQIKVEHYLPALDEAVKSTKANIEKIKNNSATPDFENTIVALETASELADRIAGIYGNLESAHSDEAFQALAKEIYPKLTALSSDIALDEVIFKKVKAVYDNRANMKLTGEQNRLLEKTYLSFARNGALLSDKDKETLRQIDQEMSVLGPKYSENVLKATNAFEMVLENHKDVAGIPEGILEGAAAAAEAKGKKGWLFNLQIPSYLPFMTYANNRDLREKMSKAYASRAFGGEFDNQEIVKKIVTLRAKRANLLGFKTHAEFVLAERMAKDPKTVGTFLHKLLDASKAAGQRDVSEVAAFAGQLDAIPELKPWDFGYYSEKLKEEKYAFNEEDLRPYFKLENVVEGVFAHAKQLYGLSFKENKDIPVYHPEVKVYEIYDDKNTYMGLFYTDFFPRETKKGGAWMTQFRGQGLMGGKLVRPHVSIVCNFTKPTPTKPSLLTYDEVRTLFHEFGHALHGMLSDVTYQSLSGPNVYWDFVELPSQIMENWAGEKEGLDLFARHYETNEPMPLELINKLKASQKFQAGYASCRQLQFGMMDMAWHTADPSLIKDVDAFEEQATAETRLFPKVPGTNNSCSFSHIFAGGYSAGYYSYKWAEVLDADAFEYFKEEGLFSPEVARKFKEFILSKGGTEHPMELYKKFRGREPDPNALLRRDGLI; encoded by the coding sequence ATGAGTTCGAACAATCCTCTTTTAGCGCCCTTCACTGCCAAAGATCAGGCTGTGCCTTTTGACCAAATCAAAGTTGAGCATTACCTGCCAGCTTTGGATGAGGCTGTGAAATCCACAAAAGCAAATATTGAAAAAATCAAAAACAATTCAGCAACACCTGATTTCGAAAACACGATCGTGGCTTTGGAAACAGCTTCTGAATTGGCTGATCGCATCGCTGGCATTTACGGCAACTTGGAATCTGCTCACTCTGACGAAGCTTTCCAGGCTTTGGCAAAAGAGATCTATCCGAAATTAACAGCATTGAGTTCTGATATCGCTTTGGATGAAGTGATCTTCAAAAAAGTAAAAGCAGTCTATGACAACCGTGCCAACATGAAACTTACTGGTGAGCAAAACCGCTTGCTTGAAAAAACGTATTTATCCTTCGCTCGTAACGGTGCCTTGTTGTCTGATAAAGACAAAGAAACTCTTCGTCAGATCGACCAAGAGATGTCTGTCCTGGGTCCAAAATATTCCGAGAACGTTTTGAAAGCGACAAACGCATTTGAAATGGTTTTGGAAAACCACAAAGATGTTGCCGGTATTCCTGAAGGCATCCTTGAGGGAGCTGCGGCGGCGGCAGAGGCAAAAGGAAAAAAAGGCTGGTTGTTCAACTTGCAAATTCCTTCTTACCTTCCATTCATGACTTATGCGAACAACCGTGATTTACGTGAAAAAATGTCGAAAGCGTATGCTTCACGTGCCTTCGGTGGTGAATTCGACAACCAAGAGATCGTTAAAAAGATCGTTACTCTTCGTGCAAAACGCGCAAACCTGCTGGGCTTCAAAACTCACGCAGAATTCGTGTTGGCAGAGCGTATGGCGAAAGATCCAAAAACTGTTGGCACTTTCTTACACAAACTTTTGGATGCGTCTAAAGCTGCTGGTCAGCGTGACGTTTCCGAGGTCGCGGCATTCGCAGGCCAATTGGATGCAATCCCTGAATTGAAACCTTGGGACTTTGGTTACTACTCTGAAAAGTTGAAAGAAGAAAAATACGCTTTCAACGAAGAAGACCTACGTCCTTACTTCAAACTTGAAAACGTGGTTGAAGGTGTTTTCGCTCACGCGAAACAACTTTACGGTTTGTCTTTCAAAGAAAACAAAGACATCCCGGTTTATCATCCAGAAGTAAAAGTTTACGAAATCTATGATGATAAAAATACCTACATGGGCTTGTTCTACACGGACTTCTTCCCGCGCGAGACTAAAAAAGGTGGCGCGTGGATGACTCAGTTCCGTGGTCAAGGTCTGATGGGTGGTAAATTGGTTCGTCCACACGTTTCTATCGTGTGCAACTTCACGAAACCAACTCCGACAAAACCTTCATTGCTGACTTACGACGAAGTTCGCACTTTGTTCCATGAGTTCGGTCATGCTTTGCACGGAATGCTTTCTGATGTGACTTACCAATCTTTGAGCGGTCCGAATGTTTACTGGGATTTCGTGGAGCTTCCTTCACAGATCATGGAAAACTGGGCTGGTGAAAAAGAAGGTTTGGATTTGTTTGCCCGTCACTATGAGACCAACGAACCTATGCCTTTAGAATTGATCAACAAGCTTAAAGCTTCGCAAAAATTCCAGGCGGGTTACGCTTCTTGCCGCCAATTGCAATTCGGCATGATGGATATGGCTTGGCATACAGCGGATCCGTCATTGATCAAAGACGTGGACGCATTCGAAGAACAGGCGACGGCCGAAACTCGTTTGTTCCCTAAAGTCCCTGGCACTAATAACTCTTGCAGCTTCAGCCACATCTTTGCAGGTGGTTACTCTGCAGGATACTACTCTTACAAATGGGCAGAAGTTTTGGATGCGGATGCATTTGAATACTTCAAAGAAGAAGGTTTGTTCTCGCCTGAAGTCGCTCGTAAGTTTAAAGAGTTTATTTTGAGCAAAGGTGGAACTGAGCATCCAATGGAACTTTACAAAAAGTTCCGTGGTCGCGAGCCAGATCCAAATGCATTGCTAAGACGTGATGGATTGATTTAA
- the recN gene encoding DNA repair protein RecN, which produces MLLELKVSNFAIIENLHIVFKDGLNILSGETGAGKSVLLKSLSLLMGGKGSSDTIRTGSTQATIEGSFDISKRHDILNNLKEMGIDADEDILIVRRVLSTGDKSKVYLNGSLSTLNSLRDIVAPLVELAGHSAPLIEMTGQHENRNLMSKAYHLDLLDQYAGTWDKRLLFTEKYNRYHSIFEEIKKLESDAKQKAQRLDFLIYQRDEIANLDLSPGEDIELETEVKKLKNSSRIGSFVDQAESVLYTDDDSAISRLKAVMKKGLEVSGVDPQIAAKLELLEQAQALIDESVYELRNYANKIDADPQRLEEVEGRLSDLRKLQKKYGSSVNDILKALMEMEIEISNLQNSDVKIESLRKEAAVLFKELDTLGQDLHKRRLKGSDLLADSVNAELLDLNMKGVTFHVQIEKLTDLSATGLSDVEFLSQTSSKDVKRPLAKFASGGELSRILLSLKRVVGSSNQPRTYLFDEVDTGVSGETAEKVGRKLKTIAKGQQVICVTHLPQVAAFGDAHFFIQKSPQKDSVAMLVSELKQKDRVQEIARLISGEKISKTSLAHAEQLLVEAK; this is translated from the coding sequence ATGCTTCTTGAGCTTAAAGTTTCAAATTTTGCGATCATCGAAAATCTGCATATCGTATTCAAAGATGGATTGAATATCCTTTCCGGTGAAACGGGCGCGGGTAAATCTGTTCTTTTGAAAAGCTTGTCTTTGTTGATGGGTGGCAAGGGCTCCAGCGACACTATTCGCACGGGCTCCACTCAAGCGACGATCGAGGGTTCATTTGATATCAGCAAACGCCATGATATTTTAAATAACTTAAAAGAAATGGGCATCGATGCCGACGAAGACATCCTGATCGTTCGCCGCGTGCTAAGCACGGGTGATAAATCAAAGGTGTATCTGAATGGCAGCCTTAGCACCCTGAACAGCTTGCGTGACATCGTGGCTCCCCTAGTGGAACTTGCGGGACATTCTGCTCCCCTGATCGAAATGACAGGTCAGCACGAGAACCGCAACTTGATGTCCAAGGCTTACCATCTGGATTTACTGGATCAGTATGCTGGCACTTGGGATAAGCGTCTGCTTTTCACTGAAAAGTACAATCGCTACCACAGCATTTTTGAAGAGATCAAAAAACTGGAAAGCGATGCCAAACAAAAAGCGCAACGTCTGGATTTCTTGATTTACCAGCGTGATGAGATCGCAAATTTGGATCTTTCACCAGGTGAAGACATCGAACTTGAGACAGAAGTTAAAAAACTTAAAAACTCCAGCCGTATTGGTTCCTTCGTGGATCAGGCGGAATCTGTTCTTTACACGGACGACGATTCGGCGATCAGTCGTTTGAAAGCTGTGATGAAGAAAGGCTTGGAAGTTTCCGGAGTGGACCCGCAAATCGCAGCGAAACTGGAACTCTTGGAGCAAGCCCAAGCATTGATCGATGAAAGCGTTTACGAGCTTCGTAATTACGCGAACAAGATCGATGCCGACCCTCAACGTTTGGAAGAGGTCGAGGGCCGCCTCAGCGATCTACGCAAGCTCCAAAAGAAATACGGATCATCTGTTAACGATATCCTGAAAGCTTTGATGGAGATGGAAATCGAAATCTCTAACTTGCAAAACTCGGATGTGAAAATTGAATCCCTTCGCAAAGAAGCCGCTGTTTTATTCAAAGAACTTGATACTTTGGGACAGGACCTTCACAAACGTCGTCTGAAGGGCTCTGACCTTTTGGCTGACAGTGTGAATGCTGAACTTTTGGATTTGAATATGAAAGGTGTCACTTTCCACGTTCAAATCGAAAAACTGACAGACCTCAGTGCAACGGGGCTAAGCGATGTGGAATTCCTAAGCCAAACATCTTCAAAAGATGTGAAACGTCCTTTGGCAAAATTTGCCTCGGGTGGTGAGCTTTCCCGTATCTTGCTTTCTTTGAAGCGAGTTGTGGGTTCCAGCAACCAACCGCGCACTTATCTGTTCGACGAAGTCGACACAGGTGTGTCGGGCGAAACGGCTGAAAAAGTGGGTCGCAAACTTAAAACTATCGCTAAAGGCCAGCAAGTTATCTGTGTCACTCACTTGCCACAGGTCGCGGCGTTTGGCGATGCACACTTCTTTATCCAAAAATCTCCGCAGAAAGATTCAGTGGCCATGCTAGTTTCTGAGTTGAAACAAAAAGATCGCGTGCAAGAAATTGCTCGTCTGATCAGCGGCGAAAAGATCTCTAAAACTTCTCTGGCCCACGCCGAACAACTTTTGGTCGAGGCTAAGTAA
- a CDS encoding NmrA family NAD(P)-binding protein translates to MILVMGATGHVGSKIATELLSQGHDVRVLARHIPDSEKFYGADIVEGDANSVDTMIHALKGCSAAFVMIPPNAKTPEHRFYANKIGEVIAEAIEEVGIKHVVNLSSAGADLESGTGPVLGLHDQEARLNDIAGLNIVHLRPAFYMENLIMEIPTIIAMDKIFGIIPEDAPMDMVATKDIAARAVFLLTNPTFRSHNVEYLLGERTLTYREIARVLGQTISKPTLEYAEVPDVELKNYMIGAGMSESMADALLELDHAASNGLLAASYARDKENSTVTSIEKFARTTFLDAYNQALTAQNSRRSSSSSFEAHP, encoded by the coding sequence ATGATTCTCGTAATGGGTGCTACTGGGCATGTGGGTTCTAAAATTGCCACGGAATTACTGTCACAAGGACATGATGTTCGTGTTCTGGCTCGCCATATTCCTGATTCCGAAAAATTCTATGGGGCAGATATTGTCGAAGGTGACGCTAACAGTGTCGACACCATGATACACGCCTTGAAGGGATGCTCTGCCGCCTTCGTGATGATTCCCCCAAATGCAAAAACCCCCGAGCACCGTTTTTATGCCAACAAAATCGGCGAAGTGATCGCTGAAGCCATCGAAGAAGTTGGCATCAAACACGTCGTGAACCTGAGTAGTGCTGGCGCCGATTTGGAAAGCGGCACGGGCCCGGTTCTGGGATTACACGATCAAGAGGCACGTTTAAACGATATTGCAGGACTTAATATCGTCCATCTGCGCCCCGCCTTTTACATGGAAAATTTAATCATGGAAATTCCGACAATCATCGCAATGGATAAAATATTTGGAATCATTCCAGAAGACGCTCCGATGGATATGGTAGCGACAAAAGACATCGCGGCCCGCGCGGTGTTTTTACTCACTAATCCAACCTTCCGTTCCCATAACGTGGAATATCTTTTGGGTGAACGCACACTTACGTACCGCGAAATCGCCCGTGTTCTGGGACAAACCATCAGCAAGCCTACTTTGGAGTATGCTGAAGTCCCTGACGTCGAATTAAAGAACTATATGATCGGCGCCGGCATGTCAGAAAGCATGGCTGACGCCCTCCTGGAGCTAGATCATGCTGCCAGCAATGGCCTGTTGGCAGCGAGCTATGCCCGGGATAAAGAAAATTCTACCGTAACCTCGATCGAAAAGTTTGCCCGAACGACCTTTTTAGACGCCTATAACCAGGCGTTAACGGCCCAAAATTCGCGTCGCTCCAGCTCCAGCTCATTTGAGGCGCATCCTTAA
- a CDS encoding long-chain fatty acid--CoA ligase gives MKTNSLTLGHSILTMTSRDPQQAAVKFKAGNKWIEKTWKEYYQDIETLGAALLSLGIKAGDRVAIMANTRYEWSVSDYAIFGIKAITVPIYQNNIAEDVEYILNNSKARFLICESRGPLKTFESIRAKCPHVEKILLMDTATSESSNISWTQLMKFGQDYLAKNPTCYKDLCSTLKPDDMATILYTSGTTGLPKGVVLTHLQAFNEVSEAFPFAGAVPGDTSLTFLPYAHILGRIEHWGHLYIGFTMAYAESLEKVRNNLADIRPTILVSVPRIFEKIHSAILAQIQTQPLKLKLFNWAVEVGREVGEYKLSGEILPLSLLAKYELAKKLVLGKITEAFGGRLRFAISGGAPISKEIAMFFHSAGILILEGYGLTETTAAITVNTPFNYRFGSVGRPIGDVELKVAADGEILVKSAKVMKEYYQNPEATKEAFTDGWFHTGDIGEITKSGDLRITDRKKDLIKTAGGKYVAPQRLETLLVLSPYISHALIHGDQKKYIVALIFPDQAAVKMLAQEKGIKFNDWNDLVTSPFVEELIRNAVAETNAQLASYESIKKHIIMHNELSVENGELTPSLKLKRKKLDQKFTAEIEKMYA, from the coding sequence ATGAAGACGAATTCTCTGACCTTGGGTCATTCTATTTTGACAATGACGTCACGCGATCCACAACAAGCGGCCGTGAAATTTAAAGCCGGCAACAAGTGGATCGAAAAAACCTGGAAAGAATATTACCAAGACATCGAAACACTGGGTGCAGCCCTGCTCTCTTTAGGTATTAAGGCTGGAGACCGCGTCGCGATCATGGCCAACACTCGTTACGAGTGGTCTGTCAGCGATTACGCAATCTTTGGTATCAAGGCGATCACTGTTCCTATCTATCAAAACAACATCGCTGAAGATGTTGAGTATATTTTGAATAACTCCAAAGCCCGCTTCCTCATTTGCGAAAGCCGTGGTCCTTTGAAAACGTTTGAATCGATCCGTGCGAAATGCCCGCATGTGGAAAAAATCCTGTTGATGGATACGGCTACGTCAGAGAGTTCAAATATCTCGTGGACTCAATTGATGAAATTCGGTCAGGACTACCTGGCGAAAAATCCAACTTGCTATAAAGATCTTTGCTCGACTTTGAAACCTGATGACATGGCGACGATTCTTTATACTTCAGGCACAACAGGATTGCCTAAAGGTGTGGTTCTAACTCACCTGCAAGCATTCAATGAAGTCAGTGAAGCCTTCCCGTTCGCTGGCGCCGTTCCTGGTGACACATCTTTGACATTCCTTCCTTACGCTCACATCCTGGGTCGTATTGAGCACTGGGGCCACTTGTACATTGGTTTCACGATGGCTTATGCAGAATCCCTGGAGAAAGTCCGTAACAATCTTGCAGATATTCGTCCGACGATTCTGGTTTCTGTTCCTCGTATCTTTGAAAAAATTCACAGTGCGATCTTGGCACAAATCCAAACTCAGCCTTTGAAACTAAAACTTTTCAATTGGGCTGTGGAAGTGGGTCGCGAAGTCGGCGAATACAAACTTTCTGGTGAAATCCTGCCACTTAGCTTGCTGGCTAAATATGAACTGGCGAAAAAATTGGTTCTTGGAAAAATCACTGAAGCCTTTGGTGGTCGCCTGCGTTTTGCGATCAGCGGTGGCGCTCCGATTTCTAAAGAGATTGCGATGTTCTTTCACTCTGCCGGTATTTTGATTTTGGAAGGCTATGGCCTAACAGAAACCACGGCGGCAATCACTGTGAATACTCCGTTTAACTATCGCTTTGGCAGCGTGGGCCGCCCGATTGGTGACGTCGAATTGAAAGTCGCCGCCGATGGCGAAATTCTGGTGAAATCTGCAAAAGTGATGAAGGAATACTATCAAAATCCTGAAGCGACGAAAGAAGCCTTCACGGATGGTTGGTTCCACACAGGCGATATCGGTGAAATCACTAAGAGTGGTGACTTGCGCATCACAGATCGCAAGAAAGATCTTATCAAAACGGCGGGTGGCAAATACGTGGCCCCACAACGTTTGGAGACTTTGTTGGTACTCTCCCCTTACATTTCTCATGCATTAATCCATGGCGATCAGAAAAAGTACATCGTGGCTTTAATCTTCCCAGATCAGGCAGCGGTAAAAATGCTTGCGCAGGAAAAAGGCATCAAATTCAATGACTGGAATGACTTGGTAACGAGTCCATTCGTTGAAGAATTGATCCGCAATGCCGTCGCAGAAACAAACGCGCAGCTGGCAAGCTATGAGAGCATTAAAAAGCACATTATCATGCATAATGAGCTCTCAGTGGAAAACGGAGAGCTCACTCCTTCGTTGAAACTGAAACGCAAAAAGCTGGATCAAAAGTTCACAGCCGAAATCGAAAAAATGTATGCCTAA